The following coding sequences are from one Saprospiraceae bacterium window:
- a CDS encoding IS30 family transposase: MYKQITYPQRVLIEQFKRQGMSIIQIAVELGYHRSTIYRELDRNSSPGSYKLYGSARAQDRSEQRAQGKGRKNKITSDLKSKVDQLLKIKWSPEQIEGRANIDKYERVSKECIYQYVYEDKRKGGDLWSNLRHSHRSRRRRKNTYKQRGIIKTEYVFKIDQRLLNLKKGMEIGKEIL, from the coding sequence ATGTATAAACAAATCACCTACCCTCAAAGGGTATTAATTGAACAATTTAAAAGGCAAGGAATGAGCATTATTCAGATTGCTGTGGAATTAGGATATCATAGAAGCACTATATATCGGGAACTCGATAGAAACTCTTCACCTGGTTCATACAAGTTATATGGAAGCGCAAGAGCTCAGGATCGGAGTGAACAGAGAGCACAAGGAAAGGGAAGGAAGAATAAAATTACAAGCGATCTTAAAAGCAAAGTGGATCAATTACTTAAAATCAAGTGGAGCCCAGAGCAAATCGAAGGTCGAGCGAATATTGATAAGTATGAAAGGGTTAGTAAAGAGTGCATATATCAATATGTATATGAAGATAAAAGGAAAGGAGGTGATCTATGGAGTAATTTAAGACATTCCCACAGAAGTAGGCGAAGACGCAAAAATACCTATAAACAAAGGGGAATTATCAAAACAGAGTATGTATTCAAGATAGACCAAAGATTGTTGAATCTCAAAAAAGGTATGGAGATTGGGAAGGAGATACTATAG
- a CDS encoding IS30 family transposase, which produces MQDRPKIVESQKRYGDWEGDTIVGKNHKSQIASMVERKSLFVKIIKLESKEAKFTAKTISCKLKKYKNLCHTITLDNGKENADHQTLAKALNTKIYFAHPYSAYERGCNENINGLIRQYLPKKSDFSMLKQTDLDRIESQINNRPRKKLGYKTPNEVFLNLVALKC; this is translated from the coding sequence ATTCAAGATAGACCAAAGATTGTTGAATCTCAAAAAAGGTATGGAGATTGGGAAGGAGATACTATAGTAGGAAAGAATCATAAGTCCCAAATTGCCAGTATGGTGGAAAGAAAATCCTTGTTTGTCAAGATCATTAAGCTGGAGTCCAAAGAAGCTAAATTCACAGCCAAAACAATCAGTTGCAAATTGAAAAAATATAAAAACTTATGCCATACAATTACATTAGACAATGGAAAAGAAAATGCAGATCATCAAACATTGGCAAAAGCATTGAATACTAAGATATACTTTGCTCATCCATATTCCGCTTATGAAAGAGGTTGCAATGAAAATATCAATGGTTTAATACGACAATACTTGCCAAAAAAATCAGACTTTTCCATGCTCAAGCAAACTGACTTGGATCGAATTGAATCCCAAATAAATAATCGACCAAGAAAAAAATTAGGCTACAAAACACCAAATGAAGTATTTTTGAACCTTGTCGCACTTAAATGTTGA